The region CCTGAAGGAGGAGTTCGTCGACGTTTTCGCGGGGGAGATCTGCGGGGGAGGTGGCTGGGTCGCGTTCCTGGCCGAATTTTTCCGGGGTGACGTCTGCGGGGGAGCCGGGGAGGAGGATGGCCTGGCAGGTGTTGGCTAGCTCTGCGATGGCTTTGGGGGAGATGTTGAGGGGGATTTCTACTGGTTCGGCGCCGCAGGCTCGGACGGCGGCGGCGTAGTCCTTCCAGTTGAGGGAGTTGTAGGCGGGGTCGGTGCTGGTGGGGGTGGGGATGGCGATGCGGACTGGCATGTGGCTATTTTACGGCGTTATGGGTGGGAGTGTTCCACGTGGAACATTACGGTGCCTGGACACCACTAGGCATAAAAAACAAGCAACGGCAAAGACCAATACGGAGGTTCTGGCTTCGCCAGAATGACGACCGCTCAAAAAAGCGACACGAGGAGGCGCTTCAAGTGTGCTGTTGGTAGAGGGCGGTGATGGCGGCGAAGGTTTGGGCGGTTAGGGCGTCGGCGTCGCGGGTGGTGAGGCCGGTGGTGGGGATGGGGGTGCCTATGACCAGCTTTAAGGGGCGGGGGGTCAGGTGGTAGGTGTGGATGGGGAGGAGCTCGTAGGTGCCGATGAGAGCCATGGGGACTAACGGGACTTGCGCCTTGATGGCCATGAAGGCTGCTCCGGATTGGAAGGGAGTCATCTGGCCGTGTTCGGCGCGGCCGCCCTCCGGGAAGAGGACCAGGGGGAGGCCGGCGGTGAGGGTTTTGGCTCCTCGGAGGAGACCGGCGATGGCGGACCGACCGGATTTGGCGTCGATGGGGACCTGGCCGGAGCGGTTGAGGTACCAGCCGACGAAGGGGATCTTCCAGAGGGATTGCTTGGCGAGGATGCGGAACTGGAAGGGGAGCTTGGCGAAGAGGACGGGGGTGTCGTAGTAACTGAGATGGTTCACGGCGTACATGGCGGTTCCCAGGCCAAGGAGGTTCTCTTTACCGATCAGCCTGACGGGGGAGAGGCTGATCCAGAGGAGGACCTGTGCCCAGGCTCGGGCGATGGCGTGCTGCTGGCGGCCGGATTTGTCCCAGAGGCCGGCGACGAGGGAGATGCAGCCGAAGATTGTGGTCGCGAGGGCGATCAGGGGCATGAGGACGAGGTAGGTGAGCCAGCGGATGGCGGGTTTGGGCTGGCTCACTCGGATGCTCCCAAGGCCAGGTCGCGGATTTCTCCTACAAGGTAGACGGAGCCGGTGGCTATGATGAGGCCTCCTGGGGGGGTGATTTGCTTTGCCTGGGCCAGGGCTGCGGCCAGGTGCGGGGCGGCGTGGGCGGGGATCTGGAGGGCGTGGGCGGCGGCTAAGAGATCCTCAACGGCGGCGGCTCTTGGGTTGGCTATGGGGGCCAGGATGATGTGGTCGTGGCGGCGGAGCGGGTCGGCGTCTGGGGAGGAGTCGAACAGGGGGAAGAGGATGCGGGACATTTCTTCTAACGACTTGTCTTTGAGGCAGGAGAAGATGAGGGTTCTTGGTTGTTGCTCTGGTAGCGACGCCAGGGCGGAGCGTAGGGTCCAGGCTCCGGCGGGGTTGTGGGCTACGTCGAGGAGGAGATTGGGGGGGAGGAGTTCGAGGCGGCCGGGCCAGACCGTGGTGCGGATGCCTTGTTCTATGGCTTCGGGGGGGATTCGGAAGGGAACAGGGATCAGGGAACAGGAATCAGATATGGCTCGGGCGGTGGCTATGGCCAGGGCTATGTTGCGCTGCTGGTGGGTGCCGGGGAGGGGGGAGTCGACTTGGAGGAGGGTTTGGTCGTCGAGGGAGAGGGTGTAGTGGTTTCGGGGGAGGGTGGAGGCTGGAACCCACGTCTCAGAACCGAGACCCTTCGGCAAGCTCAGGGCAGGCTGTGGGGCACCCGGTTCGTCGGTTATTTGGGGAGTGCCTTGGTGGGGGTGGTAGTGAGGGGTGAAGTCGGGGGGCGCTTCCGGAGGCGCTTGTGCTGATCCGAGCGAAATACGGAGGTTCTGAGCTTCGCTCAGAATGACGACCTCATTGGATGGAACGCCGGTGGCATGGGGGACGGCACTATGAGGTGGGTCTGAGGCGCGTTGGGGTGGGGGGATGTACTGGGCGGCGTTGATTGCTTGGACGTTGAGGGCTGTGGCGGCTATGCCTATGGCCTGGTTGGCTTCGGGGAGTTGCGGGAGGGTGATGAGAGTGCCGCCCTCGCGGAGGATGCCGCATTTTTCGGCGGTGATGAGGGCTATGGTGTCGCCGAGGTAGTCCTGGTGGTCGAGGGCTATGTCGGTGATGACGGAGATGAGGGGCTCGACGATGTTGGTGGCGTCGAGGCGGCCGCCCAGGCCTACTTCGAGGATCATGATTTCGGCTTGCTGGTGGGCGAAGTAGGCGAAGGCTACGGCAGTGAGGCGCTCGAAGAAGCTGGGAGGGTAGGGGAGGTCGCCGGCGGCGACGAGGGTGGTGCCGGCGGTGTCGACCTGGGTGTAGAGGTCGGCGAAGAGGTCGTCCGGGATGGGGCTGAGGGCAAGGGGGCCATTGGCGCCGGGTGCCCCGTACTCGGTGGGGAGGATGGGGTGGGCGAGCTGGATGCGCTCGTTGACGCGGGTGAGGTGGGGGCTGGTGTAGAGGCCGGTG is a window of Granulicella tundricola MP5ACTX9 DNA encoding:
- a CDS encoding bifunctional folylpolyglutamate synthase/dihydrofolate synthase, which codes for MTYAEALEHLYGLGPELAPIKPSSDSEPSSTPPRHKFDLIHMRRLCAALGDPQNKVPAVLIAGTNGKGSTSATLASILVAAGYRTGLYTSPHLTRVNERIQLAHPILPTEYGAPGANGPLALSPIPDDLFADLYTQVDTAGTTLVAAGDLPYPPSFFERLTAVAFAYFAHQQAEIMILEVGLGGRLDATNIVEPLISVITDIALDHQDYLGDTIALITAEKCGILREGGTLITLPQLPEANQAIGIAATALNVQAINAAQYIPPPQRASDPPHSAVPHATGVPSNEVVILSEAQNLRISLGSAQAPPEAPPDFTPHYHPHQGTPQITDEPGAPQPALSLPKGLGSETWVPASTLPRNHYTLSLDDQTLLQVDSPLPGTHQQRNIALAIATARAISDSCSLIPVPFRIPPEAIEQGIRTTVWPGRLELLPPNLLLDVAHNPAGAWTLRSALASLPEQQPRTLIFSCLKDKSLEEMSRILFPLFDSSPDADPLRRHDHIILAPIANPRAAAVEDLLAAAHALQIPAHAAPHLAAALAQAKQITPPGGLIIATGSVYLVGEIRDLALGASE
- a CDS encoding lysophospholipid acyltransferase family protein, which gives rise to MSQPKPAIRWLTYLVLMPLIALATTIFGCISLVAGLWDKSGRQQHAIARAWAQVLLWISLSPVRLIGKENLLGLGTAMYAVNHLSYYDTPVLFAKLPFQFRILAKQSLWKIPFVGWYLNRSGQVPIDAKSGRSAIAGLLRGAKTLTAGLPLVLFPEGGRAEHGQMTPFQSGAAFMAIKAQVPLVPMALIGTYELLPIHTYHLTPRPLKLVIGTPIPTTGLTTRDADALTAQTFAAITALYQQHT